The genomic stretch GCCCAGCCCCCGGAACGGGTCCCCCTCTGGCGGCTCCAGCTTTACGACCTCCGCGCCCCAGTCGGCCAGGATCGCGGCGCACGAGGGCCCCGCGACCCAGACGCCCATCTCGACCACCCGGATGCCTTCCAGCGGTCCAGCCATCTCCTTCCCTCCGTTCCGAACCGAAAAGCGTCGCCCACGGATTCTACCGGCGCCTCCGCCAGCCGCGACCCGGCCCTACCGCACCGCGTTCGCCAGCGCCGAGCACGCGCTTGCCGCAAGAATCACGAACACCAGCAGCCGGAAGCGCCGCTCGTCCAGCCGGTGGAACAGCCGGTTGCCCGCCAGCCGCCCCGCCTGGCTCGCCGGAAACGCCAGCAGCGCCAGCCCGGCGGTGTGCCAGGTCAGCGTCCCCGAAGCCGCCAGCATCGCCGCTGCCCCGCCCGACGTCGCCAGAAAGTACACCGTCGTCGTCCCCCGGAACGCCAGCGGCGCCAGCCGCCGCCCCTGCAGATACAGCACGACCGGCGGCCCCGACATGCTCGTTGACGTATTCAGCAGCCCGCTCACGAACCCCGTCCCCAGGTCCCACCCGGGCCCCGTACCGCGCAGCTGCCAGCCGCGTGCCAGCACCGCCGTGAACACCAGCACACAGATCGCCATGCCGGCCTGCAGCGCCCGCGGCTCCAGGAACAGCAGCACCGCCAGCCCGAACGGCATCCCCAGGTAACACCCAGCCACCATCCCCGCGGTCGTCCGCCGCTCCGCTGCCCGCCCCACCGCCCGCAGCTGCGTCAGGTTCACCGCCGTCCCGAGCAGGTTCGCCAGCGCCACCGTCTCCTTCGGCCCAATCACCATCGCCAGGAACGGCACGATGAACAGCGAGAACCCGAAGCCCGAAAGCGCCTGGATCAGCGAGGCCGCCGCCGCAAGCCCCGTCACCGCCAGGCCCGTCTGCCAGTCCACGCCTCCTTATCGCACGCCCCCGCGCTCCGACCAACGCACACCCCGCCGCCGCGCTACCCTACACATATGGAAGTTGCCAACGAACTCATGGTCCGCGGCATCGTCGTCGGCGTGTTCCAGGAAAACTGCTGGGTCATCGGGAACCGCCGCACCGGCGAAGCCATCTGCATCGACCCCGGCGACGAGCCCGAGGAGATCCTCGCCCTCGCCCGCGACATGGGCGTCACCATTAAGTACATCGCCAACTCCCACGCCCACGTCGACCACGTCATGGGCGTCGCCGGCGTCCACGCCGCCACCGGGGCGAAGTTCCTCCTCCACCAGGCCGACCTCGACCTCCTCCGCCACGGCTGGAAGGCGATCGCCGCCCGCTTCGGCATCTCCATCGAAAAGGGCCCGCCCGACCCCGACGCCTTCGTCACTCACGGCGACATCGTCGAAGTCGCCGGCCTCCGCCTCCACACCATCGCCACCCCCGGCCACACCCCCGGCTCCGTCTCCTACTACGCCGAAGAGGGCCTCCTCTTCAGCGGCGATACCCTCTTCCGCGGCTCGATCGGCCGCACCGACCTCCCGGGCGGGAACTTCGAGCAGGAGATGCGTTCCATCTGCGAGCGGCTGCTCGTGCTCCCGGATGAGACCATCGTCCTCCCCGGCCACATGCAGGAAACCACGATCGGCTTCGAAAAGCAGCACAACCCCTTCGTCCTCGAATGGCTCCGCCGCGGCCAGGACCCCGCCGCAAGCTGGCTCCGGCAGTAACCCGGTGACGGCTCGTATCGAATTCCATGGCGGCGCCGGCACCGTCACCGGCTCCCGCTTCCTCGTTTCCACCCGCGACGACGCCATCCTCGTCGATTGCGGCCTCTTCCAGGGCCTGAAAGAGCTCCGCCTGCGCAACTGGCAGGGCCCCGGCTTCGACCCCCAGGCCCCCCGCGCCATAATCCTTACCCACGCCCACATCGACCACACCGGCTACCTCCCCCGGCTCGTCCAGCTCGGCTACCGCGGCCCCATCTACACAACGCCCGCCACCGCCGAAATGACCCGCATCCTCCTCCTCGATGCGGCCGAAATCCAGGAGGAAGATGCCGCCTTCGCTAACCGGAAAGGCTTCAGCAAACACCACCCCGCCCTCCCCCTCTACACCGTCAAAGACGCCCTTCGGGCCCTCCAGTACATCCGCACCCGGCCCTATGGCGAACGCTTCGACGCCGGCACCTTCCGCGTCACCTTCCGCAACGCCGGCCATATCCTCGGCTCCGCCTTCGTACAGCTCGAAGTTCCCATGGGCGAAGACCGCGCCCACCGCATCGTCTTCAGCGGCGACCTCGGGCGCTACCACCAGCCCATCCACACCGACCCCGCCCCCCTCCCGCCCTGCGACACCCTCGTCCTCGAATCCACCTACGGCGACCGCTCCCACGGCCACCAGTCCGTCATCACGCAGCTCCGCGACGAACTCCTCCCCACCCTCGAGCGCGGCGGGACCGTCCTGGTGCCCGCCTTCGCTGTCGCCCGCGCCCAGCTCGTCACCCACCACCTCCGCATCGCCATCGAAACCGGCCGCTTCCCCGATGTCCCCATCCACATCGACTCCCCCATGGCCAACGACGTCACCGGCCTCTACAACCGCTACCTCGAAAGCGAATACCTCGACCGCGACATCCCTCACACTGCCCCCGGCGCCCTCTTCCCCCGCAACGTCCGTTTCCACCGCACCATCGAGGATTCGAAGAAGCTCAACAACCTCCCCGGCCCCCGCATCATCATCGCCGCCAGCGGCATGCTCACCGGCGGCCGCGTCCTCCACCACCTCCAGCGGCTCGCCCCCGACCCGCGCAACCTCATCTGCCTGGTCGGCTACCAGGCCGCCGGAACCCGCGGCCGCGCCCTCCTCGAAGGAGCGCCCACCGTCCGCGTCTTCGGCATCGACGTCGACGTCCGCGCCCGCGTCACCTGCATCCACGGCCTTTCCGCCCACGCCGACCGCGATGAACTGATCCGCTGGGTCGAATCCGCCCACGAGCCCCCGAAACGCATCGTCCTCGTCCACGGCGAACCGCCCGCCGCCGAGTCGCTCGCTGCCGCCCTCCGCGCCCGCGTGCTGTCCGACCTCGTCGTCCCCGCGCTTGGCCAGTCTCTCGCCCTCGCCTGAACGGCCCGGCCGCTACTGCTCTTTCCGGAAGTTCAGGTAGTACCGGCTCGGCGTCGGCCCCTCCTGCCCCTGGTACTTGCTCCCCGCCTCCCGCGAACCGTACGGGTGCTCCGCCGGCTCCGTCAGCCGCAGGAACGAAATCTGCGAAACCTTCATCCCCGGATACAGCGCAATCGGCAGGTTCGCCACGTTCGAAAGCTCCAGCGTCAGCGCCCCGTTCCAGCCCGGGTCCACGTACCCCGCCGTCGAGTGCACCAGCAGCCCCAGCCGCCCGAGCGACGATTTCCCCTCCAGCCGCCCCACGATGAAATCGGGCAGCCGCACCCGCTCCAGCGTCACCGCCAGCGCAAACTCCCCCGGGTGCAGGATGAACGGCTGCTCGTCCGTCGCCGTCACCAGCTCCGTCAGGTCCGGGTACTCCTGCTTCACGTCGATGAACGGCACCCGCGAATTCCGGAACACCCGGAACTGGTGCCCCAGCCGAAGGTCCACGCTCGCCGGCTGGATTGCGTCCTCCCCCAGCGGCTC from Tepidiforma thermophila encodes the following:
- a CDS encoding MBL fold metallo-hydrolase RNA specificity domain-containing protein, which encodes MTARIEFHGGAGTVTGSRFLVSTRDDAILVDCGLFQGLKELRLRNWQGPGFDPQAPRAIILTHAHIDHTGYLPRLVQLGYRGPIYTTPATAEMTRILLLDAAEIQEEDAAFANRKGFSKHHPALPLYTVKDALRALQYIRTRPYGERFDAGTFRVTFRNAGHILGSAFVQLEVPMGEDRAHRIVFSGDLGRYHQPIHTDPAPLPPCDTLVLESTYGDRSHGHQSVITQLRDELLPTLERGGTVLVPAFAVARAQLVTHHLRIAIETGRFPDVPIHIDSPMANDVTGLYNRYLESEYLDRDIPHTAPGALFPRNVRFHRTIEDSKKLNNLPGPRIIIAASGMLTGGRVLHHLQRLAPDPRNLICLVGYQAAGTRGRALLEGAPTVRVFGIDVDVRARVTCIHGLSAHADRDELIRWVESAHEPPKRIVLVHGEPPAAESLAAALRARVLSDLVVPALGQSLALA
- the dcd gene encoding dCTP deaminase codes for the protein MVLSDRTIRRELAAGNIEIEPLGEDAIQPASVDLRLGHQFRVFRNSRVPFIDVKQEYPDLTELVTATDEQPFILHPGEFALAVTLERVRLPDFIVGRLEGKSSLGRLGLLVHSTAGYVDPGWNGALTLELSNVANLPIALYPGMKVSQISFLRLTEPAEHPYGSREAGSKYQGQEGPTPSRYYLNFRKEQ
- a CDS encoding sulfite exporter TauE/SafE family protein, which codes for MDWQTGLAVTGLAAAASLIQALSGFGFSLFIVPFLAMVIGPKETVALANLLGTAVNLTQLRAVGRAAERRTTAGMVAGCYLGMPFGLAVLLFLEPRALQAGMAICVLVFTAVLARGWQLRGTGPGWDLGTGFVSGLLNTSTSMSGPPVVLYLQGRRLAPLAFRGTTTVYFLATSGGAAAMLAASGTLTWHTAGLALLAFPASQAGRLAGNRLFHRLDERRFRLLVFVILAASACSALANAVR
- a CDS encoding MBL fold metallo-hydrolase produces the protein MEVANELMVRGIVVGVFQENCWVIGNRRTGEAICIDPGDEPEEILALARDMGVTIKYIANSHAHVDHVMGVAGVHAATGAKFLLHQADLDLLRHGWKAIAARFGISIEKGPPDPDAFVTHGDIVEVAGLRLHTIATPGHTPGSVSYYAEEGLLFSGDTLFRGSIGRTDLPGGNFEQEMRSICERLLVLPDETIVLPGHMQETTIGFEKQHNPFVLEWLRRGQDPAASWLRQ